A stretch of DNA from Halobacteriovorax sp. JY17:
ATAAGAGTACGGGAAACCTTATTTCTATTATGAATGATGACGTCAATCAACTTGAACGTTTTTTAGATGATGGAGCAAACTCACTTATCCAAGTCGGAACAACTGTAATAAGCATTGGAATTATTTTCTTTTACTTTTCTCCACTTATTGCAGCACTTTCTTTTCTTCCTGTTCCAATCGTTCTCTTTGGTTCTTACTTCTTTCAAAAGAAAATTGAGAGAAGGTATAAAAACGTTAGAGATAATGCAGGTCTTCTAAATAGTATTCTTAATAATAATCTCTCAGGTATTGCAACCATCAAGAGTTATTGCGCGGAGAAGTTTGAAATATCCAGAATAAAAGAGCAGAGTTCTAATTACGCTGAAGCAAATTTTTCGGCCATAAAAATTAGCTCTCTCTTTTCTCCTTTGATTAGAATGGTTATCCTTTGCGGTTTTTTAATGACTATGATTGTAGGGGCTCATAAGGTTCAAAGTGGTGTCCTTGAAATAGGCTCTTACAGTGTTCTAATCTTTTTGACTCAGAGACTTCTTTGGCCTTTAACATCTCTTGGACAGACATACGATCTCTTTCAGCGAGCGATGGCTTCTGCTAATAGAATATTTGATTTAATGCAAACTCCTCTTGGTATTAGAGATGGGGAAATTTCAAAGGCTGATCTAAGTGGAGAAGTTCATTTTAGCGATATAACTTTTGCTTATGAAGAAGGTTATGAAGTTTTAAAGAATATTGATATCAAAGTAGGAGCTGGGGAAACAATTGCAATTGTTGGCTCAACTGGGTCAGGTAAAAGTACCTTGGTAAAACTTCTTCTTAGATTCTATGATTGTACAAAGGGATATATTTCACTTGGTCAAAATAAGGTCACAGACATTTCTCAAGAAGACCTTAGAAAGAGTATCTCATACGTTGGACAAGACAATTATCTCTTCCATGGAACTGTTAGAGAAAATATCGCTTATGGTATAACTAATGCTAAAATTGATTTAATTATTGAGGCTGCGAAGATGGCCGAGGCCCATGAT
This window harbors:
- a CDS encoding ABC transporter ATP-binding protein; this encodes MKEETTPLKRLLAYMRTRHRDVWLASIYSILNKVFDIAPPLLIGMTVDVVVKKQESFVASFGFKTMMEQIYAIAVLTIAVWVLESFFEYLLKVKWRGLAQNVQNDLRLDTYTHVQKLELSYFENKSTGNLISIMNDDVNQLERFLDDGANSLIQVGTTVISIGIIFFYFSPLIAALSFLPVPIVLFGSYFFQKKIERRYKNVRDNAGLLNSILNNNLSGIATIKSYCAEKFEISRIKEQSSNYAEANFSAIKISSLFSPLIRMVILCGFLMTMIVGAHKVQSGVLEIGSYSVLIFLTQRLLWPLTSLGQTYDLFQRAMASANRIFDLMQTPLGIRDGEISKADLSGEVHFSDITFAYEEGYEVLKNIDIKVGAGETIAIVGSTGSGKSTLVKLLLRFYDCTKGYISLGQNKVTDISQEDLRKSISYVGQDNYLFHGTVRENIAYGITNAKIDLIIEAAKMAEAHDFIMALPNGYETIVGERGQKLSGGQRQRISIARAIMKDSPIFIFDEATSAVDNETEAAIQRSLDRITNEKTTIVIAHRLSTIRHAHQIYVLEQGRVKENGTHEELLGLDGIYKGLWNVQTGDSLEA